In the genome of Misgurnus anguillicaudatus chromosome 11, ASM2758022v2, whole genome shotgun sequence, one region contains:
- the pank2 gene encoding pantothenate kinase 2, mitochondrial isoform X1, with protein sequence MELNGCPCDGKGCAEEQEDSRSKPEAACSITATPSANGAAADGGALRETRVAKSTPVMMRLDSLKKNRPPFPWFGMDIGGTLVKLVYFEPKDITAEEEQEEVESLKSIRRYLTSHTAYGKTGIRDVHLELSDLTLWGRKGNLHFIRFPTHELPAFLQMGRDKHFSSLHTTLCATGGGAFKFEDDFRTMANLQLLKMDELDCLIRGVLYMVSSGPSECYYFENPTDPERCEQKAYNLENCPFPLLLVNIGSGVSILAVYSKENYKRVTGTSLGGGTFLGLCCLLTGCSTFEDALAMASEGESTRVDKLVREIYGGDYERFGLPAWAVASSFGNMMCKEKRDSVSKEDLARATLVTITNNIGSITRMCALNENIERVVFVGNFLRVNTLSMKLLAYALDYWSKGQLKALFLRHEGYFGAVGALLELANPS encoded by the exons ATGGAGTTGAACGGCTGCCCCTGTGACGGCAAGGGATGTGCGGAGGAGCAAGAAGATTCTCGATCAAAGCCTGAGGCGGCTTGTAGCATCACTGCTACACCGAGTGCTAACGGCGCAGCGGCCGACGGCGGTGCCCTCAGAGAGACGCGAGTAGCAAAATCGACTCCGGTGATGATGAGGCTCGATTCGCTGAAAAAGAACAGGCCGC CTTTTCCATGGTTTGGTATGGACATTGGCGGCACATTGGTGAAGCTGGTCTACTTTGAGCCGAAAGACATTACAGCAGAAGAAGAACAGGAGGAGGTGGAGAGTCTGAAAAGCATCCGTCGTTACCTCACCTCACACACTGCCTATGGCAAAACGGGTATTCGAGATGTCCACCTGGAGCTCTCGGATCTCACTCTTTGGGGTCGCAAGGGCAACCTGCACTTCATCCGCTTTCCCACTCATGAGCTGCCCGCCTTCCTGCAGATGGGCCGAGACAAGCACTTCTCCAGCTTACATACCACTCTTTGTGCCACTGGAGGTGGCGCATTTAAGTTTGAAGATGACTTTCGTACG ATGGCCAATCTGCAGCTTTTGAAGATGGACGAGCTGGACTGCCTGATCAGGGGGGTGTTGTACATGGTCTCAAGTGGTCCATCTGAATGTTACTACTTTGAGAACCCGACTGATCCAGAGCGTTGTGAGCAAAAAGCTTACAACCTGGAGAACTGTCCTTTTCCTCTGCTGCTGGTTAACATTGGCTCAGGGGTTAGCATATTGGCTGTATACTCCAAAGAAAACTACAAGCGGGTCACTGGAACTAG CCTTGGTGGTGGTACATTCCTTGGGCTGTGTTGCCTGTTAACGGGATGCTCCACTTTTGAGGACGCGTTGGCAATGGCCTCCGAAGGGGAGAGTACACGTGTAGATAAACTAGTCAGGGAAATCTATGGTGGAGACTATGAAAGATTTGGCTTGCCAGCATGGGCTGTTGCCTCCAG TTTTGGGAACATGATGTGCAAAGAGAAGCGAGACTCAGTCTCTAAAGAGGATCTGGCTAGAGCTACACTCGTCACCATTACAAACAACATTGGCTCAATCACCCGCATGTGTGCACTTAATGAG AATATTGAAAGAGTGGTGTTTGTTGGAAACTTTCTGCGAGTGAACACACTATCCATGAAGTTGCTGGCTTATGCTTTGGACTACTGGAGCAAAGGACAACTCAAAGCTCTATTTCTCAGACATgag GGATATTTTGGTGCGGTTGGAGCACTTTTGGAGTTAGCAAACCCATCTTGA
- the pank2 gene encoding pantothenate kinase 2, mitochondrial isoform X2, whose translation MDIGGTLVKLVYFEPKDITAEEEQEEVESLKSIRRYLTSHTAYGKTGIRDVHLELSDLTLWGRKGNLHFIRFPTHELPAFLQMGRDKHFSSLHTTLCATGGGAFKFEDDFRTMANLQLLKMDELDCLIRGVLYMVSSGPSECYYFENPTDPERCEQKAYNLENCPFPLLLVNIGSGVSILAVYSKENYKRVTGTSLGGGTFLGLCCLLTGCSTFEDALAMASEGESTRVDKLVREIYGGDYERFGLPAWAVASSFGNMMCKEKRDSVSKEDLARATLVTITNNIGSITRMCALNENIERVVFVGNFLRVNTLSMKLLAYALDYWSKGQLKALFLRHEGYFGAVGALLELANPS comes from the exons ATGGACATTGGCGGCACATTGGTGAAGCTGGTCTACTTTGAGCCGAAAGACATTACAGCAGAAGAAGAACAGGAGGAGGTGGAGAGTCTGAAAAGCATCCGTCGTTACCTCACCTCACACACTGCCTATGGCAAAACGGGTATTCGAGATGTCCACCTGGAGCTCTCGGATCTCACTCTTTGGGGTCGCAAGGGCAACCTGCACTTCATCCGCTTTCCCACTCATGAGCTGCCCGCCTTCCTGCAGATGGGCCGAGACAAGCACTTCTCCAGCTTACATACCACTCTTTGTGCCACTGGAGGTGGCGCATTTAAGTTTGAAGATGACTTTCGTACG ATGGCCAATCTGCAGCTTTTGAAGATGGACGAGCTGGACTGCCTGATCAGGGGGGTGTTGTACATGGTCTCAAGTGGTCCATCTGAATGTTACTACTTTGAGAACCCGACTGATCCAGAGCGTTGTGAGCAAAAAGCTTACAACCTGGAGAACTGTCCTTTTCCTCTGCTGCTGGTTAACATTGGCTCAGGGGTTAGCATATTGGCTGTATACTCCAAAGAAAACTACAAGCGGGTCACTGGAACTAG CCTTGGTGGTGGTACATTCCTTGGGCTGTGTTGCCTGTTAACGGGATGCTCCACTTTTGAGGACGCGTTGGCAATGGCCTCCGAAGGGGAGAGTACACGTGTAGATAAACTAGTCAGGGAAATCTATGGTGGAGACTATGAAAGATTTGGCTTGCCAGCATGGGCTGTTGCCTCCAG TTTTGGGAACATGATGTGCAAAGAGAAGCGAGACTCAGTCTCTAAAGAGGATCTGGCTAGAGCTACACTCGTCACCATTACAAACAACATTGGCTCAATCACCCGCATGTGTGCACTTAATGAG AATATTGAAAGAGTGGTGTTTGTTGGAAACTTTCTGCGAGTGAACACACTATCCATGAAGTTGCTGGCTTATGCTTTGGACTACTGGAGCAAAGGACAACTCAAAGCTCTATTTCTCAGACATgag GGATATTTTGGTGCGGTTGGAGCACTTTTGGAGTTAGCAAACCCATCTTGA
- the mavs gene encoding mitochondrial antiviral-signaling protein, whose protein sequence is MTYASDRLYNEVIRKKLAQYASLIKVKEILPHLPCLTLTDREDVETKKDSHGNYQAVQMLMDNLRRRENWPDEFIEALRMCEHYKLADELSVEYDRIRGRTNAAATVAPQSPPVQAPASDSTAAATAKVTTVTIHKVPVNTPLGLTPLSVDAPAQTVAPTNTAPQVPTLQVQDTRPEQVNIPAPAASPEPSEIAPPVVVSSQAHPPADISPSEVTSDVQENESRTHSAATGNQIPIINTPDVQTTISLTEGSAQASPTSTFQSQITNPDSTQSSQTPENSKVPLAVEETSDSLPVQETTPPLNKEPEECSNRTANEIAQRTNTAELPGTAQITTNRTAPATSSSHAGSINEEYFSKPGILQVQPPSVLTEEPCSTVSSDLEISERSSCAGRSGNGSFSTIIESPDLRVDSASQSLHQNIPPQHDAPSSTNQPEEDHYESLCQSQTGVLSNVIHFAEEPPAENLNGQPLSMLRNTDNPYGLSANSQHSMVTREDQPALNYGNNENVYPRKLSGQNAVRPSEHEKSPTFNHQGQESNASTSVNKREEGQTTGQINKVYLTAAAVLGIGLFCAWKIKH, encoded by the exons ATGACATACGCAAGTGACCGGCTTTATAATGAGGTGATCAGGAAGAAACTGGCTCAGTATGCATCACTAATCAAAGTGAAAGAGATCTTGCCTCACTTGCCATGCCTCACACTCACTGATAGG GAGGATGTCGAAACCAAAAAAGATAGTCATGGAAACTACCAAGCAGTGCAGATGCTTATGGACAACCTGCGCAGGCGAGAGAACTGGCCTGATGAGTTCATTGAAGCGCTCCGGATGTGTGAACACTACAAACTGGCTGATGAGCTCAGTGTTGAGTATGACAGAATCAGGGGAAGGACAA ATGCAGCTGCTACTGTTGCACCCCAATCACCACCTGTTCAAGCTCCTGCTTCTGATTCCACCGCCGCTGCTACTGCAAAAGTAACTACAGTTACTATTCATAAAGTCCCGGTGAACACTCCTCTTGGTCTGACTCCACTTTCAGTGGATGCTCCAGCACAGACGGTTGCGCCTACCAACACTGCACCCCAAGTACCAACTCTTCAAGTTCAAGATACACGACCTGAGCAAGTTAATATCCCTGCTCCAGCCGCCTCTCCTGAACCATCTGAAATTGCACCTCCAGTTGTGGTTTCTTCCCAAGCACATCCCCCTGCTGATATCTCACCATCCGAAGTGACTTCAGATGTTCAGGAAAATGAATCTCGAACCCATAGTGCAGCAACTGGGAACCAGATACCTATTATAAACACCCCAGATGTCCAAACCACCATATCCTTAACTGAAGGCAGTGCCCAAGCATCGCCCACCAGCACATTTCAAAGCCAAATTACAAACCCCGACTCCACCCAGAGTTCCCAAACACCAGAGAATAGCAAGGTGCCATTAGCAGTCGAAGAGACTTCTGACAGTCTCCCTGTCCAAGAAACCACTCCTCCTTTGAACAAGGAACCAGAGGAATGCTCCAACCGAACTGCAAATGAG ATTGCTCAGAGAACCAACACTGCTGAATTGCCAGGCACAGCCCAAATAACTACCAACAGAACAGCGCCGGCAACCTCTTCTTCCCATGCTGGTTCCATCAATGAAGAATATTTCAGTAAGCCTGGCATCCTTCAAGTTCAACCACCTTCTGTCTTGACAGAGGAGCCTTGTTCAACGGTTTCAAGTGATCTGGAGATCAGCGAGAGATCTAGTTGTGCTGGGCGATCCGGCAATGGGTCTTTTTCTACAATCATTGAAAGCCCTGATCTTCGTGTGGACTCTGCCTCTCAGTCCTTACACCAAAATATCCCACCACAACATGATGCTCCCTCATCTACTAACCAGCCGGAGGAGGACCACTATGAATCTTTGTGTCAAAGTCAAACAGGAGTACTGTCCAACGTAATTCACTTCGCTGAGGAACCACCTGCAGAAAATTTGAACGGTCAACCACTAAGCATGCTGCGTAATACAGACAATCCATATGGGTTATCGGCAAATTCCCAACATAGCATGGTCACGCGTGAGGACCAGCCAGCCCTGAATTACGGAAACAATGAAAATGTATATCCTCGGAAGCTCTCTGGACAAAATGCCGTCAGACCATCAGAACATGAGAAGTCACCCACTTTTAACCACCAAGGGCAAGAATCAAATGCCAGTACGTCAGTTAATAAGAGAGAAGAGGGCCAGACAACCGGCCAAATAAACAAAGTCTACCTTACCGCTGCTGCTGTTTTAGGCATTGGTCTTTTCTGTGCCTGGAAAATCAAGCATTAA
- the LOC129416830 gene encoding G-protein coupled receptor 151, producing the protein MAVNSSFLSFDGGIQQLEGEDTSIILPAVIGTISGIGIGGNVLVLVVLIYIFTSQRASEAYVMLGNLSATDLLILSLCAPVRALTYYKRTWTLGLTACTTTEWIQHSCLAVKAYTLLAANQARHNFSSNPEEHSRFRPKHVLVTLVVIWTVALVFPIPDILLSRLKEDGNISLCVSELPTYSQDAMRLYSKILPMAIYVLPIILSTACHIRTIFHIKPSAHEETLVARQYESPLLYLSITAMNALMMLPEWAFWVWVRHRSGERCKPPAGLLVFGQVCVYLSSAFCPAILLTMHVPLRESLSSLCSLLACRGAKHRLKGNGEEMRAVVTKMLDERACVTLCKTERHSDAACQTLPDLEHFWSERRNTTVIEDGDPLPWERLNQCNVEL; encoded by the coding sequence ATGGCAGTGAACAGCTCATTTTTGAGTTTCGATGGTGGAATTCAACAGTTAGAAGGTGAAGATACCTCTATAATCCTACCAGCCGTTATCGGTACGATCAGTGGGATTGGAATCGGAGGGAATGTTTTGGTGCTTGTGGTTTTAATCTACATTTTTACCAGCCAGAGAGCATCTGAGGCATATGTGATGCTCGGCAACTTGAGCGCAACTGACTTGTTAATACTCAGTCTGTGCGCTCCCGTGCGCGCCCTGACATACTACAAGCGCACTTGGACACTGGGGCTAACGGCTTGCACAACTACAGAGTGGATCCAGCATAGCTGTTTGGCGGTCAAAGCTTATACACTGTTAGCAGCGAACCAAGCACGCCATAACTTTTCCTCCAATCCCGAAGAACACTCGCGTTTCCGTCCCAAGCACGTTTTGGTAACCTTAGTGGTAATATGGACGGTTGCGCTGGTTTTTCCAATTCCTGATATTTTGTTATCCAGGTTAAAAGAAGATGGaaatatcagtctgtgtgtctCTGAATTACCAACTTACTCTCAAGATGCAATGCGTTTgtatagtaaaatattaccgATGGCCATATATGTTCTCCCCATCATCCTCTCCACTGCGTGCCACATCAGGACCATCTTCCACATCAAACCTAGTGCGCACGAGGAGACTCTTGTGGCGCGCCAGTATGAAAGTCCATTGCTGTACTTGAGCATCACCGCCATGAACGCGCTCATGATGCTGCCCGAGTGGGCCTTTTGGGTTTGGGTGCGTCACCGCTCTGGCGAACGATGCAAACCTCCAGCTGGCTTGCTGGTCTTTGGTCAAGTGTGCGTTTACCTATCTAGCGCATTCTGTCCGGCAATCCTTCTCACAATGCACGTCCCACTCAGAGAAAGTCTAAGTAGTTTGTGTTCCCTGTTAGCTTGTCGAGGTGCCAAACACAGGCTGAAGGGTAACGGCGAAGAGATGCGCGCAGTGGTTACGAAGATGCTGGATGAGCGTGCATGCGTCACGCTGTGCAAAACTGAGAGACATTCAGACGCGGCATGTCAAACTCTCCCGGATCTCGAGCACTTTTGGAGCGAAAGGCGAAACACTACAGTCATAGAGGATGGGGATCCGTTACCATGGGAACGACTGAATCAATGCAACGTTGAACTTTAA